In Chrysoperla carnea chromosome 2, inChrCarn1.1, whole genome shotgun sequence, the following proteins share a genomic window:
- the LOC123293351 gene encoding uncharacterized protein LOC123293351 isoform X1, with the protein MCSLSSTTITRFIGIFGVVTSLLLINLLAKTDLNLQENVQPTTKILLGLEWRDLVPFENRNLPKGTELPLSILAYGVLNAIANLFLILASITQNSWYTSPWIFTQSTGIVCQCVSLYIHCTQYHDYQPQLIFLASSYIVIATGFWIIVFYTQNKWRNSDKYSLTDEEKEQTLKDSRCNKSEWELDFHLSPYKFQTYKEI; encoded by the exons atgtgttCTTTAAGTTCTACAACAATAACACGATTTATAGGAATTTTTGGAGTT gtgACAtcattattactaataaatctGTTAGCtaaaactgatttaaatttacaagaaaatgttcaaccaacaacaaaaattttattaggctTAGAATGGCGTGATTTGGTACCATTTGAAAATCGTAATTTACCAAAAG gaACAGAATTACCATTATCAATACTTGCGTATGGTGTTTTAAATGCgattgcaaatttatttttaatattagctTCAATAACC CAAAATTCTTGGTATACCTCTCCATGGATTTTTACTCAGTCGACTGGAATTGTATGTCAATGTGTGTCTTTGTATATTCATTGTACCCAATATCATGATTATCAACcgcaactaatttttttggctTCTTCTTATATTG TGATTGCAACTGGATTTtggattattgtattttatacacaaaataaatggCGTAATAGCGACAAATATTCTTTAACCGATGAAGAAAAAGAACAAACCTTGAAGGATTCACGTTGCAATAAATCAGAATGGGAACTTGATTTCCATTTATCACCTTacaaatttcaaacatataaaGAGATTTGA
- the LOC123293350 gene encoding cytochrome P450 6k1-like, whose product MRMRLITSSLSFDLLTLLLIGIILFYNYLKSKYNYWKERNVPYEEPNLIFGNFYDAFTFKRQITSFFHDQYRKTNDKVFGLYVFQRPFLLLRDPELIKHVLVKDFNNFIPRSNSKSSNDPIGNKNLFSLKNVHHWRFMRSKMSPFFSSGKMRNVFGLLDTIGDQLTEHIKKHLNETIDIKDVSQKYTIDVIVSAAYGIEANSFTNEKAAFSSIGKVIFTYSLKRSVELISYFFAPLLVKLFNFKFFGDEATQFFRSVFWTAIKERELNYVKRPDLIEALIALKNKGTLEDSPAVGDLGTMNNSKKLSSNKDTIKLEGDILVAQAAVFFAAGFETSSLAISFTLYFLSYNPEIQIKLRKEIQTVIARNGGKFTYDCLQDMKFLEACIKETLRMYPTLGFLDREAIDTYTFPGTNITIDKGTAVVISLEGLHRDSQYFENPDVYDPERFNENNKINIVPFTFMPFGEGPRNCIGARFGKISTKIGLVHILKDFELETTKNPEPVIIDKRAVFLSPKGGINLKFRTGTVYVQ is encoded by the exons atgag aaTGAGGCTCATTACATCAAGTTTGTCTTTTGACTTATTAACACTTCTTCTCAttggaataatattattttacaactatttaaaatcaaaatacaattattgGAAAGAACGAAATGTACCATATGAAGAACCGAATTtaatatttggtaatttttatgatgcttttacatttaaacgacAAATAACATCATTTTTTCATGATCAATATCGAAAAACAAATGATaaagtatttggtttatatgtattcCAACgtccatttttattattacgtgATCCGGAATTAATAAAGCATGTATTggtaaaagattttaataattttataccgaGATCAAATTCTAAATCATCAAACGATCCAATtggcaataaaaatttattttctttaaaaaatgttcatcatTGGCGTTTTATGCGTTCAAAAATGTCACCTTTCTTTTCGTCTGGTAAAATGCGtaatgtatttggtttattgGATACAATTGGTGACCAATTAACGGAACATATCAAAAAGCACTTAAATGAAACAATTGATATAAAAGATGTGAGTCAAAAGTATACAATAGATGTAATTGTATCAGCAGCATATGGAATAGAAGCAAATTCATTTACAAATGAGAAAGCGGCATTTTCATCGATTGGAAAAGttatatttacatattcatTAAAACGGAGTGTGgaattaatttcttatttttttgcaCCTTTACTAGTgaagttatttaatttcaaattctttGGTGATGAGGCAACACAATTTTTTCGTAGTGTTTTTTGGACTGCAATCAAGGAACGCGAATTAAATTACGTAAAACGACCAGATTTAATTGAGGCGTTAATTGCATTGAAAAATAAAGGAACATTAGAAGATAGTCCTGCAGTAGGTGATTTGGGTACTATGAATAACAGtaaaaaattaagttcaaaTAAAGATACGATTA AATTGGAAGGCGATATTTTGGTGGCTCAGGCAGCTGTATTTTTCGCAGCTGGATTTGAAACCTCATCATTAGCTATATCTTTTACACTATATTTTCTGTCCTATAATCcagaaatacaaataaaattgagaaaagAAATTCAAACAGTCATTGCACGGAACGGTGGTAAATTTACTTATGATTGCCTCCAAGATATGAAATTTTTGGAGGCATGTATCAAAG aaaCATTACGAATGTACCCAACGTTGGGTTTTTTGGATCGAGAAGCAATAGATACATATACATTCCCAGGgacaaatattacaattgatAAAGGTACGGCCGTGGTGATTTCATTGGAAGGATTACATAGAGattcacaatattttgaaaatcctgATGTATATGATCCTGAacgttttaatgaaaataataaaataaatattgtaccaTTCACCTTCATGCCGTTTGGTGAAGGGCCTCGTAATTGTATAG GAGCTCGTTTTGGTAAAATATCAACGAAAATTGGATTAGTGcacattttaaaagattttgaatTGGAAACAACTAAAAATCCTGAACCAGTGATAATTGACAAAAGAGCTGTTTTTCTATCACCTAAAGgaggaataaatttaaaatttcgtacTGGAActgtttacgtacaataa
- the LOC123293351 gene encoding uncharacterized protein LOC123293351 isoform X2: MCSLSSTTITRFIGIFGVVTSLLLINLLAKTDLNLQENVQPTTKILLGLEWRDLVPFENRNLPKGTELPLSILAYGVLNAIANLFLILASITQNSWYTSPWIFTQSTGIVCQCVSLYIHCTQYHDYQPQLIFLASSYIGLLSNNL, encoded by the exons atgtgttCTTTAAGTTCTACAACAATAACACGATTTATAGGAATTTTTGGAGTT gtgACAtcattattactaataaatctGTTAGCtaaaactgatttaaatttacaagaaaatgttcaaccaacaacaaaaattttattaggctTAGAATGGCGTGATTTGGTACCATTTGAAAATCGTAATTTACCAAAAG gaACAGAATTACCATTATCAATACTTGCGTATGGTGTTTTAAATGCgattgcaaatttatttttaatattagctTCAATAACC CAAAATTCTTGGTATACCTCTCCATGGATTTTTACTCAGTCGACTGGAATTGTATGTCAATGTGTGTCTTTGTATATTCATTGTACCCAATATCATGATTATCAACcgcaactaatttttttggctTCTTCTTATATTG